Part of the Carnobacterium pleistocenium FTR1 genome is shown below.
ATTCTACGAAAATGTAGACGATAATGAAATATTGCCTTTATTTTACACGGCAAGTGAAGAGGAACAAAGAGTAAAACGGTACCCTTTTTTATTACAATTGGAATTTTTAAATAGTCGGTTTAAAAGCATTAAAGAGGCATTACATAACAAAAATAATGTTTTAGATCGTTCAATTTATGAGGATTGGTATTTTGCTAAAGTAAACATGAATTTAGGGCGTATTTCAGAAACAGAATTCAGCATATACCAAAAATTGCTCAATAATATGATGGAAGAATTACAAGAATTACCCAAAAAGTCACCAGACTTAATGGTGTATTTAAAGGGATCCTTTGAGACGATTGTTTACCGTATCGGTTTACGTGGCAGAGACTTTGAGCAAGATCAAGGGTTACTAGATTATTATAGAACGCTTTGGGAAGGGTATGATAATTGGGTCACCAAATATTATGATGCCTCAGAGGTGTTGATTATCAATATAGATAAGATCGACGTAGTAAACAATCCCGAAGATGCCTATACAGTTGTAACAATGGTTAACGATAAATTAGCAGAGATGGAGATAAGAAATAAATGAGCAGATTAATCACGATTTTAGGAATTATAGTTATGTTGGGGATCGTTTATCTCTTATCTGATAATAAAAAAGCTATTAATAAAAGAACTGTATTTACTGCTTTAGGGGCACAATTAGTTTTATCCCTATTTTTAATCAAGGTTCCTGTGGGCAGTTGGATCATCGAACAGTTAGCAAAAGCTGTAACCAAATTGTTTAGTTTCGCTAACGAAGGACTAACCTTTGTTTTTGGAGATTTATTTGGACAAGGGTATTTCTTTATTGATGTGCTGGGTGTCATTATTTTCTTATCTGCTTTAACCGGTATCCTAGGCTACTTAGGTGTAGTGGGTTGGGTAGTAAAAATAATAGGAGGAGCTGTGGGTAAATTATTAGGTACCGAGAAAGCTGAGTCGTTTGTAGCGGTAGCTAATATGTTCTTAGGCCAGACAGAAGCACCTTTCTTAGTTGCGAAATACTTACCAAATATGACAAAGTCAGAGTTGATGACAGTTTTGGTTTCCGGGATGGGTTCAGTGTCAGCTTCTATTCTAGTTGGGTACAGTCTACTGGGTATCCCGATGAAATGGCTACTAATCACAACGGCTTTGGTTCCTTTTGGGTCACTATTAGTCGCTAAAATTTTGACACCTGAAACGGAGATCAGTAAAGTATCAGAGGTAACATTAAACCGTAAAGGTGCTAATACATCTATTTTTTCTGCTATGTCCGAGGGAATCAATAATGGGTTGCAAATGGTATTAGGTATCGGAGCTAGTTTGATTGCCGTGATTTCAATCGTAGCATTATTAAATAGTATTTTAGGTCTAGTAGGTACGAGTTTTACAGAGGCTCTAGGTTATCTCTTTCTGCCGATTGGTTGGTTGATGGGATTAAGTGGCTCTGAAGCGATGATTGCTGGGCAAATTTTAGGGACAAAAATGTCTATCAATGAATTTGTCGCTTTTGCAGATCTAGCACCTATGATATCTGAACTATCTGAAAGAGCTGTAGCTATGTTATCCATTGCTGTAGGTAGTTTCGGAGCATTTGCTAGTATTGCTATTTGTGTAACAGGATTATCAGTATTTGCACCAACTAGAAAAAATGACTTGTCTAAACTTGCTTTACGAGGCATGTTAGGTGGATTTATCGTTCCTATATTATCTGCCATGTTTGTTGGGTTATTTCTATAAATAAAAAGGGCTCTTCGTCAAATAGTGTAGATTTTTGATGAGTTCTACCAAAAGTAGGTATATGACAGATAGTACTTATAGTTCAAAAAAATTCTTGTGGAAGAGACGGTTTTGCTTGTGAAGCCATTGGGATCACCTGAAGCCTGGAAACCGCTGTCTTAAGGCTTTCAAGTCTCAATAAGCCGTAATCGCTGAAGCGTTAACGCTCTGTTATTCGCATTGAATCCAATGAACGGCTACAAGCAAATCCTATTCTGCCAGAATTTTTAGGTGAGTAAGTAGAATAAATCTATCAACACTAAAAATTATAGACCCATAAAAAGCCGCTAATTTTTTATATTAGCGGTTTTTTTCTTTGATTATGCTAGAATACAGGGATTAATCGTTCGATTGTAAATCATCATAAAAAGAATGAACTATAACGCTTTCAATAAGAGTAGGATAAAGTTATACTTCTTCCATAATAGATTGACTCTTTCACAACTAAGAATAGA
Proteins encoded:
- a CDS encoding deoxynucleoside kinase, which gives rise to MAILVIGGMIGAGKTSVAELLGGSLGSEVFYENVDDNEILPLFYTASEEEQRVKRYPFLLQLEFLNSRFKSIKEALHNKNNVLDRSIYEDWYFAKVNMNLGRISETEFSIYQKLLNNMMEELQELPKKSPDLMVYLKGSFETIVYRIGLRGRDFEQDQGLLDYYRTLWEGYDNWVTKYYDASEVLIINIDKIDVVNNPEDAYTVVTMVNDKLAEMEIRNK
- a CDS encoding NupC/NupG family nucleoside CNT transporter, with translation MSRLITILGIIVMLGIVYLLSDNKKAINKRTVFTALGAQLVLSLFLIKVPVGSWIIEQLAKAVTKLFSFANEGLTFVFGDLFGQGYFFIDVLGVIIFLSALTGILGYLGVVGWVVKIIGGAVGKLLGTEKAESFVAVANMFLGQTEAPFLVAKYLPNMTKSELMTVLVSGMGSVSASILVGYSLLGIPMKWLLITTALVPFGSLLVAKILTPETEISKVSEVTLNRKGANTSIFSAMSEGINNGLQMVLGIGASLIAVISIVALLNSILGLVGTSFTEALGYLFLPIGWLMGLSGSEAMIAGQILGTKMSINEFVAFADLAPMISELSERAVAMLSIAVGSFGAFASIAICVTGLSVFAPTRKNDLSKLALRGMLGGFIVPILSAMFVGLFL